In Kryptolebias marmoratus isolate JLee-2015 linkage group LG20, ASM164957v2, whole genome shotgun sequence, a genomic segment contains:
- the LOC108243842 gene encoding WD repeat-containing protein 37: MPESGSSAASRQAKQKRKSHSLSIRRTNSTEQDRSGLQRDMLEGQDSKLPLSLRSNLLDLFSQIEREFENLYIENLELRREIDTLNDRLAAEGQTFEGADLAKGALKTKASHSTSQLSQKLKTTYKASTSKIVSSFKATTTRAVCQLVKEYAGHRDGIWDLSVTRTQPMVLGTASADHTAMLWSIETGKCLLKYLGHQGSVNSIKFHPTEQMALTASGDQTAHIWRYMVQLPTPQPVADISQTPCEDDVDFSDKDDADGEVEGPNDCPSIRVATTTLRSHQGVVIAADWLVGGKQVVTASWDRAANLYDVETSELVHSLTGHDQELTHCCTHPNQRLVVTSSRDTTFRLWDFRDPSIHSVNVFQGHTDTVTSAVFTVGDNVVSGSDDRTVKVWDLKNMRSPIATIRTDSAVNRISVSVNQKIIALPHDNRQVRLFDMSGVRLARLPRSNRQGHRRMVCCSAWCEDNATCNLFTCGFDRQAIGWNINIPALLQEK; encoded by the exons GACTCCAAACTGCCTCTGTCTCTGAGGAGCAATCTGCTGGACCTGTTCAGTCAGATCGAGAGGGAGTTTGAAAACCTGTACATAGAAAACTTAGAGC TCCGCAGAGAAATAGACACTCTGAATGACCGTCTGGCTGCAGAAGGACAGACGTTTGAAGGAGCAGATTTAGCTAAAGGAGCTCTTAAAACAAAAG CGAGCCACAGCACCAGTCAGCTGTCTCAAAAGCTGAAAACGACCTACAAGGCGTCTACAAGCAAg ATTGTCTCCAGTTTCAAGGCCACAACAACCAGAGCGGTTTGCCAGCTGGTCAAAGAATATGCCGGCCACCGGGACGGCATCTGGGACCTCAGCGTCACCAGGACCCAACCGATGGTGCTCGGCACAGCCTCTGCAG ATCACACTGCGATGCTGTGGAGCATTGAGACGGGAAAGTGCCTCCTCAAGTATCTGGGCCATCAAGGATCAG tCAACTCCATTAAGTTCCACCCCACTGAACAGATGGCTCTGACAG CCTCTGGAGATCAGACGGCTCACATCTGGAGATACATGGTGCAGCTGCCGACCCCCCAGCCCGTCGCTGACATCAGC cagacgCCCTGCGAGGACGACGTGGACTTCTCAGACAAAGACGACGCCGACGGCGAGGTCGAGGGGCCGAACGACTGCCCCTCCATCCGTGTAGCGACCACGACGCTCCGCAGCCATCAGGGGGTGGTGATCGCTGCCGACTGGCTGGTGGGGGGCAAACAGGTCGTGACGGCCTCCTGGGACCGAGCTGCCAACTTGTACGACGTGGAGACCTCGGAGCTGGTTCACTCACTCACTG gcCACGATCAGGAGCTGACCCACTGCTGCACACACCCCAACCAGCGTCTGGTGGTCACTTCGTCCAGAGACACCACCTTCAGGCTGTGGGACTTCAGAGACCCGTCCATCCACTCCGTCAACGTGTTCCAGGGACACACCGA CACGGTGACGTCGGCTGTTTTCACCGTGGGAGACAACGTGGTGTCTGGCAGCGACGATCGAACCGTCAAAGTGTGGGACCTGAAGAACATGAGGTCGCCCATTGCAACCATCCGCACCGACTCTGCTGTCAACAG GATCAGTGTGTCGGTGAACCAGAAAATCATCGCTCTTCCTCACGACAATCGGCAGGTCCGGCTGTTCGACATGTCCGGGGTGCGACTGGCTCGACTCCCACGAAGCAACAGACAG GGTCACCGCCGCATGGTTTGCTGCTCGGCCTGGTGCGAAGACAACGCCACCTGCAACCTGTTCACCTGTGGCTTTGACCGGCAGGCCATCGGCTGGAACATCAACATCCCGGCTCTGCTGCAGGAGAAATGA